A section of the Luteolibacter flavescens genome encodes:
- a CDS encoding fumarate reductase/succinate dehydrogenase flavoprotein subunit, whose product MALDSKIPSGPIEQKWSKHKMDSKLINPANKRKFTVIVVGSGLAGGAAASSLAEMGYKVKCFCYQDSPRRAHSIAAQGGINAAKNYQNDGDSVRRLFYDTIKGGDFRAREANVYRLAEVSNNIIDQCVAQGVPFAREYGGLLDNRSFGGAQVSRTFYARGQTGQQLLIGCYQALEKEIHKGGVTMYPRTEMLDVVLVDGHAKGIVVRDMVTGKISSHAGDAVILATGGYGNVFFLSTNAMGCNVTAAWRAAKRGAYFANPCYTQIHPTCIPVSGDYQSKLTLMSESLRNDGRVWAPKTREIAEKIRSGTLSPSDVAEDDRDYYLERKYPSFGNLAPRDISSRAAKEACDDGRGIAKTGLGVYLDFRDATARLGEATIRARYGNLFQMYDKIAGQDPYKQPMMIYPAVHYTMGGLWVDYNLMSNVPGLHVLGEANFSDHGANRLGASALMQGLADGYFVIPSTIANYLATQKPGTIKPDQPEFKAVEAEVTERTNKLLSINGKRTVDSFHKELGGIMWEKCGMARSREGLTEAIAKIPQVREEFWQNVRIPGSGAQANMELEKAGRVADFLEFGEMMCYDARDREESCGGHFRTEHQFTDADPEVQAGKTQPGEAKRHDDKFCHVSAWEYKGANSEPELHKEPLSFEAVHLSIRSYA is encoded by the coding sequence ATGGCTCTCGACAGCAAAATCCCGTCCGGTCCGATCGAACAGAAGTGGTCCAAGCACAAGATGGACTCCAAGCTGATCAACCCGGCGAACAAGCGGAAATTCACCGTCATCGTCGTCGGCTCCGGCCTCGCCGGCGGTGCCGCGGCCTCCTCGCTCGCCGAGATGGGCTACAAGGTGAAGTGCTTCTGCTACCAGGACAGCCCGCGCCGCGCCCACTCGATCGCCGCGCAGGGCGGGATCAATGCCGCGAAGAACTACCAGAACGACGGCGACTCCGTGCGCCGCCTCTTCTACGACACCATCAAGGGCGGCGACTTCCGCGCCCGTGAGGCGAACGTGTATCGCCTCGCCGAGGTCTCGAACAACATCATCGACCAATGCGTCGCGCAGGGCGTGCCCTTCGCCCGCGAATACGGCGGCCTGCTGGACAACCGCTCCTTCGGCGGCGCGCAGGTTTCCCGCACCTTCTACGCCCGCGGCCAGACCGGACAGCAGCTCCTCATCGGCTGCTACCAGGCACTGGAAAAGGAGATCCACAAGGGCGGCGTGACGATGTACCCGCGCACCGAGATGCTGGACGTGGTCCTCGTCGATGGCCACGCGAAGGGCATCGTGGTCCGCGACATGGTCACCGGCAAGATCAGCTCGCACGCGGGCGACGCCGTCATCCTCGCCACCGGCGGCTACGGCAACGTCTTCTTCCTCTCCACGAATGCGATGGGCTGCAACGTGACCGCGGCCTGGCGCGCGGCGAAGCGTGGCGCGTATTTCGCGAACCCCTGCTACACGCAGATCCACCCGACCTGCATCCCGGTCAGCGGCGACTACCAGTCGAAGCTGACGCTGATGTCCGAGTCGCTCCGCAATGACGGCCGCGTCTGGGCACCGAAGACTCGCGAGATCGCCGAGAAGATCCGCAGTGGCACCCTCAGCCCGTCCGACGTGGCCGAGGACGACCGCGACTACTATCTGGAGCGCAAGTACCCATCCTTCGGCAACCTTGCCCCGCGTGACATTTCCTCGCGTGCTGCGAAGGAAGCGTGCGACGACGGTCGCGGCATCGCGAAGACCGGCCTGGGTGTCTACCTCGACTTCCGCGACGCGACCGCGCGTCTCGGCGAGGCGACCATCCGCGCCCGCTACGGCAACCTCTTCCAGATGTACGACAAGATCGCCGGCCAGGATCCGTACAAGCAGCCGATGATGATCTACCCCGCGGTGCACTACACCATGGGCGGCCTCTGGGTGGACTACAACCTGATGTCGAATGTCCCCGGCCTACACGTGCTGGGTGAGGCGAATTTCTCCGACCACGGCGCGAACCGCCTCGGTGCCTCTGCCCTGATGCAGGGCCTCGCCGACGGCTACTTCGTCATCCCCTCCACCATCGCGAACTACCTCGCGACGCAGAAACCCGGCACGATCAAGCCGGACCAGCCGGAATTCAAGGCGGTGGAAGCCGAAGTCACCGAGCGCACGAACAAGCTGCTCTCGATCAATGGCAAGCGCACCGTGGACAGCTTCCACAAGGAGCTTGGCGGCATCATGTGGGAGAAGTGCGGCATGGCCCGCTCCCGCGAAGGCCTCACCGAGGCGATTGCGAAGATCCCGCAGGTCCGCGAGGAATTCTGGCAGAATGTCCGGATCCCCGGCTCCGGCGCACAGGCGAACATGGAGCTGGAGAAAGCGGGCCGCGTGGCCGACTTCCTCGAATTCGGCGAAATGATGTGCTACGACGCCCGCGACCGCGAGGAAAGCTGCGGCGGCCACTTCCGCACGGAGCACCAATTCACCGACGCCGACCCCGAGGTGCAGGCAGGCAAGACCCAGCCGGGCGAGGCCAAGCGCCACGACGACAAATTCTGCCACGTCTCCGCCTGGGAATACAAGGGCGCGAACTCCGAGCCGGAACTTCACAAGGAACCGCTTTCCTTCGAGGCGGTCCACCTGTCGATCCGCAGCTACGCGTGA
- a CDS encoding succinate dehydrogenase cytochrome b subunit produces MNAPACSSFPIVCRVWKSSIGRKYIVAITGLALVLFLAGHLTGNLVVFLGREAFNDYAQFLHHFLHGAGVWVARIGLLGAVVLHVAATVSLTAENRAARTAYEKETNIQTSKSSRIMIWSGITILVFVIYHLMHFTLRLGNTYSSYRDELGRHDAWQMVVDGFSVWYVSAFYVLAMTLLCSHLSHGVGAMFQTLGLRSKKSAPLITVVSKGYAAFIWIGFVSIPAAIYIFGFGR; encoded by the coding sequence ATGAACGCACCCGCCTGCTCCTCTTTTCCCATCGTCTGTCGTGTCTGGAAGTCCTCCATCGGACGGAAATACATCGTCGCCATCACCGGCCTCGCCCTCGTCCTCTTCCTGGCCGGTCACCTGACGGGCAACTTGGTGGTCTTCCTCGGCCGTGAGGCATTCAATGACTACGCGCAGTTCCTCCACCACTTCCTCCACGGAGCCGGGGTATGGGTCGCACGCATCGGCCTGCTGGGTGCCGTGGTCCTCCACGTGGCCGCCACGGTCTCGCTGACCGCGGAGAACCGGGCAGCCCGCACCGCCTACGAGAAGGAGACGAACATCCAGACGAGCAAGTCTTCCCGCATCATGATCTGGAGCGGCATCACGATCCTGGTCTTCGTGATCTACCACCTGATGCACTTCACCCTGCGGCTGGGGAATACCTACAGCAGCTACCGCGATGAACTGGGCCGCCACGATGCCTGGCAGATGGTCGTCGATGGCTTCTCGGTGTGGTACGTCTCGGCCTTCTACGTCCTGGCCATGACGCTGCTCTGCTCGCACCTCAGCCACGGCGTGGGTGCCATGTTCCAGACGCTCGGCCTGCGCTCGAAGAAGTCCGCCCCGCTCATCACCGTGGTCTCGAAAGGCTACGCCGCCTTCATCTGGATCGGCTTCGTCTCCATCCCCGCCGCCATTTACATCTTCGGATTCGGCCGCTGA
- a CDS encoding ABC transporter ATP-binding protein, with translation MAYLEIRDLQTHFKKRAGTIFSPTVETIRAVDGVSLSLEKGEILGLVGESGCGKSTLSRTVMQLLRPTAGSIVLNGEDLAQLPPSEVRKRRLDFQMVFQDPYASLNPRMTVFATLAEAIRQRHPSVGGADLDARVAKLMETVGLDPRFQKKYPHEFSGGQRQRIAIARALAPEPKLIIADEPVSALDVSIQSQILNLLKKLRAELGLTMIFITHDLGVVRYLADRIVVMYKGKIVEEGEAEALFDNPQNAYTKKLLAAIPKLAATA, from the coding sequence GTGGCCTACCTCGAAATCCGCGACCTGCAGACCCATTTCAAAAAGCGCGCCGGCACGATCTTCTCCCCCACGGTGGAGACGATCCGCGCGGTGGACGGCGTGAGCCTGTCGCTGGAGAAGGGCGAGATCCTCGGCCTGGTGGGTGAGTCCGGCTGCGGGAAGTCCACGCTTTCCCGCACCGTCATGCAGCTTCTGCGCCCCACCGCCGGCTCGATCGTGCTGAATGGCGAGGACCTGGCGCAACTGCCGCCGTCCGAGGTGCGCAAGCGCCGCCTGGACTTCCAGATGGTCTTCCAGGACCCCTACGCCTCGCTGAATCCCCGGATGACCGTTTTCGCCACGCTGGCCGAGGCAATCCGCCAGCGTCACCCGAGCGTGGGCGGCGCAGATCTGGACGCGCGCGTGGCCAAGCTGATGGAAACCGTGGGCCTCGATCCCCGCTTCCAGAAGAAATACCCGCACGAATTCTCCGGTGGCCAGCGCCAGCGCATCGCCATCGCCCGCGCCCTCGCGCCGGAACCGAAGCTAATCATCGCGGACGAACCGGTCTCCGCCCTCGACGTCTCGATCCAGTCGCAGATCCTCAATCTTTTGAAGAAGCTGCGCGCGGAACTCGGACTGACGATGATTTTCATTACCCACGACCTCGGCGTCGTCCGCTACCTCGCGGACCGCATCGTGGTGATGTACAAGGGGAAAATCGTCGAGGAAGGCGAAGCGGAGGCACTTTTCGACAACCCGCAGAACGCCTACACCAAAAAGCTCCTCGCCGCGATCCCAAAGCTCGCGGCGACGGCGTGA
- a CDS encoding Tex family protein has protein sequence MSDVPNEAAAQHIITIAKETGINVTSVAATAKLLAEGGTVPFISRYRKEATGSLDEVQIQAVRDRMVQLVELDGRRASIIKSLEERNLLSPELKKKIDAAGTMTVLEDIFAPFRPKRLTRATKAKEKGLEPLAEWLLANQGADPAEEAAKFVNADTETDAEKKVADANEALAGARDIIAERVADDAALRGRVRKIYEEEATVASKVMYGKDTDAEAAKYRDYFEWSEPFKSIPSHRMLAIRRGEKESFLIMRIEVPLERISRMAEPEWVTGRGPAGDQVKQAVEDGCKRLLMPSMETEMRLAGKKAADETAIRVFADNLRELLLASPLGRKRTLAIDPGFRTGCKTVALDAQGALLHHTVLYATAGSNNQLYEAAVELTTMITKYKIEAIAIGNGTASREAEAFVKKLKLPAGIPVIMVNESGASIYSASEVAREEFPNEDVTVRGAVSIGRRLMDPLAELVKIDPKSIGVGQYQHDVDQRALKTSLDDTVESAVNAVGVELNTASKQLLAYVSGLNASLAENIVAFRTEHGGFTSRDELKKVPRLGDKAFEQAAGFLRIRDSKHPLDGSAVHPERYPLVEQMAADVGCEVADLLTNEAARKKIDLKKYVSGDVGLPTLQDIFAELSKPGRDPRKQFEHLTFAEGIEKPSDLKAGMKLPGIVTNVAAFGAFVDVGVHQDGLVHVSQLADHFVRDASEVVKVGQHVNVTVMEVDLPRNRISLSMKSKPDMEPRRAPSGGGGGNDRGPRPERRDNRPQQGGGGGNDWFSQAMGQAKKK, from the coding sequence ATGAGTGACGTCCCGAACGAAGCCGCAGCCCAGCACATCATCACCATCGCCAAGGAGACCGGCATCAATGTGACCTCGGTCGCTGCGACCGCCAAACTGCTGGCCGAGGGTGGAACGGTCCCGTTCATTTCCCGATACCGGAAAGAAGCCACCGGCTCGCTGGATGAAGTGCAGATCCAGGCCGTGCGCGACCGCATGGTGCAGCTCGTCGAGCTCGATGGGCGCCGCGCCTCGATCATCAAGTCGCTGGAAGAGCGCAACCTGCTCTCGCCGGAACTGAAGAAGAAGATCGACGCCGCCGGGACGATGACCGTGCTGGAGGACATCTTCGCGCCCTTCCGCCCGAAGCGCCTCACCCGCGCGACGAAGGCGAAGGAGAAGGGCCTGGAGCCGCTCGCCGAGTGGCTGCTCGCGAATCAAGGTGCCGATCCCGCCGAGGAGGCTGCAAAATTCGTCAATGCCGACACCGAGACGGACGCGGAAAAGAAGGTCGCCGATGCGAACGAAGCGCTGGCCGGTGCCCGCGACATCATCGCCGAGCGCGTGGCGGACGATGCCGCGCTGCGCGGACGCGTCCGCAAGATCTACGAGGAAGAGGCGACCGTGGCCTCGAAGGTGATGTATGGAAAGGACACCGATGCCGAAGCCGCGAAATATCGCGACTACTTCGAGTGGAGCGAGCCCTTCAAGAGCATCCCGTCCCACCGCATGCTGGCGATCCGCCGCGGGGAAAAGGAGAGCTTCCTCATCATGCGCATCGAGGTGCCGCTGGAGCGCATCAGCCGCATGGCCGAGCCCGAGTGGGTCACCGGTCGCGGCCCGGCGGGAGATCAGGTGAAGCAGGCGGTCGAGGACGGCTGCAAGCGTCTCCTGATGCCATCCATGGAGACGGAGATGCGCCTCGCCGGCAAGAAGGCCGCCGATGAAACGGCCATCCGCGTTTTCGCCGACAATCTCCGCGAGCTGCTTCTGGCCTCGCCGCTCGGCCGCAAGCGCACGCTCGCCATCGACCCCGGCTTCCGCACCGGCTGCAAGACCGTGGCGCTGGATGCCCAGGGCGCGCTGCTGCACCACACCGTGCTCTACGCGACCGCGGGCTCGAACAACCAGCTCTACGAAGCCGCGGTCGAGCTGACCACGATGATCACGAAGTACAAGATCGAGGCCATCGCGATCGGCAATGGTACCGCCAGCCGCGAGGCCGAGGCCTTCGTGAAAAAGCTGAAGCTTCCCGCCGGCATCCCGGTGATCATGGTGAATGAGTCCGGTGCTTCCATCTACTCCGCTTCGGAAGTCGCCCGTGAAGAATTCCCGAACGAGGACGTCACGGTCCGCGGTGCCGTCTCCATCGGTCGCCGCCTGATGGACCCGCTCGCCGAACTGGTGAAGATCGATCCGAAATCCATCGGCGTCGGCCAGTACCAGCACGACGTGGATCAGCGCGCGCTGAAGACCTCGCTGGACGATACCGTGGAGAGCGCCGTGAACGCCGTGGGCGTGGAGCTGAATACCGCGTCCAAGCAACTGCTGGCCTACGTTTCCGGCCTGAATGCCTCGCTCGCGGAAAACATCGTCGCCTTCCGCACGGAGCACGGTGGCTTCACCTCGCGCGATGAGCTGAAGAAGGTTCCGCGCCTCGGTGACAAGGCCTTCGAACAGGCGGCGGGCTTCCTTCGCATCCGCGATAGCAAGCACCCGCTGGACGGCTCTGCGGTTCACCCAGAGCGCTACCCGCTGGTCGAGCAGATGGCTGCGGACGTGGGCTGCGAGGTCGCCGATCTGCTAACGAATGAAGCCGCGCGGAAGAAGATCGACCTGAAGAAGTATGTCTCCGGTGATGTCGGCCTGCCGACGCTGCAGGACATCTTCGCCGAACTCTCGAAGCCCGGTCGCGACCCGCGCAAGCAATTCGAGCACCTGACCTTCGCCGAGGGCATCGAGAAGCCCTCGGACCTGAAGGCCGGCATGAAGCTCCCGGGCATCGTGACGAATGTCGCAGCCTTCGGTGCCTTCGTCGATGTGGGTGTCCACCAGGACGGTCTCGTCCACGTCAGCCAGCTTGCGGATCACTTCGTGCGCGACGCGAGCGAGGTGGTGAAGGTGGGCCAGCACGTGAATGTGACCGTGATGGAAGTGGACCTTCCCCGGAATCGCATCTCGCTCTCCATGAAGTCGAAGCCAGACATGGAACCTCGCCGCGCCCCGTCGGGTGGTGGTGGTGGAAATGACCGCGGCCCGCGCCCGGAACGCCGCGACAATCGCCCGCAGCAGGGCGGCGGCGGTGGCAATGACTGGTTCAGCCAGGCCATGGGCCAAGCGAAGAAGAAGTAA
- a CDS encoding GNAT family N-acetyltransferase: protein MKTLDRFLIRHASGRDATRIAGIQIRSCQAACKGLVPETKLQEMDASRRAVEWKDALGTPCQQTVLVAMKGNRMAGFCTFSESTDPEAAPATAEIGSFFVDPLAWGRGAGRDLAEEVMGQAKRRGFSQITQWVIGANDRSRRFCESIGFAPDGVVKTEDISGCPVQELRYARRL, encoded by the coding sequence GTGAAAACCCTTGATCGTTTTTTGATCCGTCACGCCTCGGGCCGTGACGCCACCCGGATCGCCGGGATCCAGATCCGCTCGTGCCAGGCCGCGTGCAAGGGATTGGTACCGGAAACGAAGCTTCAGGAGATGGATGCGTCGCGTCGGGCGGTGGAGTGGAAGGACGCGCTGGGCACTCCTTGCCAACAGACCGTGCTGGTGGCGATGAAGGGCAACCGCATGGCGGGCTTCTGCACCTTTTCAGAATCCACCGACCCCGAAGCCGCGCCCGCAACCGCCGAGATCGGTTCGTTCTTCGTGGACCCCCTCGCATGGGGGCGCGGTGCGGGCCGGGATCTCGCGGAGGAGGTGATGGGACAGGCGAAGCGCCGTGGCTTCTCACAGATCACGCAGTGGGTGATCGGTGCGAATGACCGCTCGCGGCGCTTCTGTGAGAGCATCGGCTTCGCACCGGATGGTGTCGTGAAGACCGAAGATATCTCCGGCTGTCCCGTGCAGGAGCTGAGGTATGCGAGGCGGCTGTGA
- a CDS encoding CAP domain-containing protein has translation MTCLLSLAGGAMAAVPPEGIVFVPSAKEFETYRLIRDHPDQKRVQMVLDPRLCLAARKHAEDTQRRKFFAHMNPDQVNSNQRVLNEGYPLPANYTPSSNFVESMRGSGVDTPADSVAAWRASSSHAPHVFGQTAFYAGQVVFGVGHAPPSGHQYATYVFLSAPLPTGEQGSPLQILRPMVEVRSGSVALTQLPAQAIVEVWKAGPSLNNFTFDRTAVVGSNQRIPVGTATGNSGFFRLTYYRP, from the coding sequence GTGACCTGCCTGCTCTCCCTTGCAGGCGGCGCCATGGCGGCAGTCCCGCCGGAAGGCATCGTCTTCGTCCCATCAGCGAAGGAATTCGAAACCTACCGCCTGATCCGCGATCACCCGGATCAAAAACGCGTCCAGATGGTGCTGGATCCCCGCCTTTGCCTCGCCGCCCGCAAGCACGCCGAGGATACGCAGCGGCGAAAATTCTTCGCCCACATGAATCCCGATCAGGTGAATTCAAACCAGCGGGTGCTCAACGAAGGCTATCCGCTGCCCGCCAACTACACACCGTCGAGCAATTTCGTGGAAAGCATGCGCGGCTCCGGCGTGGACACGCCTGCCGACTCCGTGGCCGCCTGGCGAGCCTCCTCTTCACACGCGCCGCACGTCTTCGGCCAGACGGCATTTTATGCAGGTCAGGTGGTATTCGGAGTCGGCCATGCGCCTCCGTCCGGGCATCAGTATGCGACCTACGTTTTCCTGTCCGCTCCGCTCCCGACAGGAGAGCAAGGCTCGCCACTTCAGATCCTACGCCCAATGGTGGAAGTGAGATCCGGCAGCGTGGCGCTCACACAATTGCCTGCGCAGGCGATCGTGGAAGTGTGGAAAGCAGGGCCATCGCTCAACAACTTCACCTTCGACCGAACCGCCGTGGTGGGATCGAACCAGCGCATCCCGGTCGGGACTGCAACGGGCAACTCAGGCTTCTTCCGTCTGACCTATTATCGCCCGTGA
- a CDS encoding sensor histidine kinase, with product MSKKILANIHAEWPDVMPRPEWRITAAYLLAAGLWVVLSDYLVCSVWPDGSAWVQALKGLNFIATTSLLLFFVLRRAYRGWRRAERRNRNLVVEMSDCFRQLSGRSERLREEERTRLSRELHDQLGQSLTVLALDLRWMEGRLEKLNDAAPVNPLIDRLVDMEGQVQQLLAAVQSISADLRPDALDRLGLHDALIQEAKRLQQRSGIAITVDVTGVPERLPQEIATTAYRIFQEAMTNVIRHAEASEVVVCCGTHQGRLRLSITDDGVGMKPDGDRGRGALGLLGMRERAESCGGSLRVTSNPDKGTEVVAELPCKRE from the coding sequence ATGTCGAAGAAAATTCTAGCAAACATCCACGCCGAGTGGCCGGATGTGATGCCGCGGCCCGAGTGGCGGATCACCGCCGCATACCTTCTGGCCGCGGGCCTGTGGGTCGTGTTGTCGGACTACCTGGTCTGCTCGGTCTGGCCAGATGGATCGGCATGGGTGCAGGCGCTGAAAGGCCTGAACTTCATCGCCACCACCTCGCTGCTACTGTTTTTCGTGCTGCGACGCGCCTACCGGGGCTGGCGTCGAGCGGAGCGGCGGAATCGCAATCTGGTCGTGGAGATGAGCGATTGCTTTCGCCAGCTTTCCGGGCGCTCGGAGCGCTTGCGCGAGGAGGAGCGCACGCGCCTTTCCCGGGAGCTGCATGATCAACTGGGGCAATCCCTCACCGTGCTCGCACTCGATCTTCGCTGGATGGAAGGGCGGCTGGAAAAGCTGAATGATGCCGCGCCGGTGAATCCGCTGATCGACCGCCTCGTGGACATGGAGGGGCAGGTGCAGCAGTTGCTCGCTGCCGTCCAGTCCATCTCCGCTGATCTGCGGCCGGATGCCTTGGACCGGCTCGGACTACACGATGCGCTCATCCAGGAGGCGAAGCGTCTCCAGCAGCGCAGCGGCATTGCCATCACGGTGGACGTCACCGGAGTGCCGGAGAGGCTCCCGCAAGAGATCGCCACCACTGCTTACCGGATTTTTCAAGAAGCGATGACGAACGTGATTCGCCACGCGGAAGCGTCGGAGGTTGTTGTTTGCTGTGGCACGCATCAGGGGCGCTTGAGGCTTTCCATCACCGATGACGGCGTGGGCATGAAGCCCGACGGAGATCGGGGAAGAGGAGCCTTGGGACTTCTCGGCATGCGCGAGCGTGCGGAGTCCTGCGGCGGCTCCCTGCGCGTGACCTCCAATCCAGACAAGGGTACCGAGGTCGTCGCTGAACTGCCATGCAAGCGGGAATGA
- a CDS encoding response regulator: MNILIADDHELVRRGLRSLLGDEYPDAYIREAGSASDALEMAGVVTYHLAIVDINLPGRDGLDLLGDLRRLYPALPVLMVSAHTEEEFAIRALKLGAAGYVSKQSAADVLVSAVKKVLAGGRYISAIVAERLARAVAEGWDGEPHEALSHRELQVLKRIAEGRSIKEIAAELALSEKTIATYRSRISEKLQLAGNVELTRYAMKHGIIS; encoded by the coding sequence ATGAACATCCTGATCGCCGATGATCACGAGTTGGTGCGGCGCGGCCTGCGCTCGTTGCTTGGCGACGAATACCCGGACGCCTACATTCGAGAGGCGGGCTCCGCGAGCGACGCGCTGGAGATGGCGGGCGTCGTCACCTACCACCTCGCCATCGTAGATATCAATCTGCCCGGCCGCGATGGTCTGGACCTGCTCGGCGATCTCCGTCGGCTGTATCCTGCCCTGCCGGTGCTGATGGTGAGTGCGCACACCGAGGAGGAATTTGCCATCCGGGCGCTGAAGCTGGGAGCTGCCGGTTACGTCTCGAAACAAAGCGCCGCCGACGTGCTCGTCTCGGCCGTGAAGAAGGTGCTAGCTGGGGGCCGCTACATCAGCGCCATCGTTGCGGAGAGGCTGGCCCGCGCCGTGGCGGAAGGCTGGGACGGCGAGCCGCATGAGGCTTTGTCCCATCGTGAGCTGCAGGTGCTGAAGCGCATCGCGGAAGGTCGCTCGATCAAGGAGATCGCCGCCGAGCTGGCCCTGAGCGAGAAGACCATCGCAACCTATCGCAGCCGCATTTCCGAGAAGCTGCAGCTAGCCGGGAACGTGGAGCTGACCCGTTACGCGATGAAACACGGGATCATCAGCTAG
- a CDS encoding fibronectin type III domain-containing protein, with translation MSHLETRNLAISPWRLFAGGLLFLGATPMAASAAITPSSSVSLEWSPNPEPDVVGYKVHFGTDSGSYSAVIDVKGATRVELPPVSLGTPYFLAVSAYNAAGDEGPLSAELTVKAEVPLPVADTSVSVGSPGQAELQWRYPRADNAPAAEKFTIYTSEDLRTWSATGDVLASEPARMDADWLYFEFPHAVDRPRMFFKVGSSNAFGEQR, from the coding sequence ATGTCTCATTTAGAAACCCGAAATCTCGCCATCTCGCCGTGGCGACTCTTCGCCGGTGGCCTGCTGTTCCTCGGTGCAACGCCCATGGCCGCCTCCGCTGCGATCACGCCGTCCAGCAGCGTCTCGCTGGAGTGGTCGCCAAATCCCGAGCCGGACGTGGTGGGCTACAAGGTCCACTTCGGCACCGACAGCGGCAGCTATTCCGCGGTCATCGATGTGAAGGGTGCCACCCGCGTGGAACTCCCGCCTGTCAGCCTGGGCACGCCCTATTTCCTCGCGGTGAGCGCCTACAATGCCGCAGGAGATGAAGGCCCGCTCTCAGCAGAGCTGACCGTGAAAGCGGAAGTGCCGCTACCCGTCGCCGATACCTCGGTGAGCGTGGGATCGCCCGGACAGGCCGAACTTCAATGGCGTTATCCGAGAGCCGACAATGCGCCAGCAGCGGAGAAATTCACCATCTACACCAGCGAAGATCTTCGCACTTGGTCAGCTACCGGCGATGTTCTGGCGAGCGAGCCAGCACGGATGGATGCCGATTGGCTATATTTCGAGTTTCCACACGCGGTGGATAGACCGCGGATGTTCTTCAAGGTCGGCTCCTCGAATGCCTTCGGCGAGCAACGATAG